In Temnothorax longispinosus isolate EJ_2023e chromosome 2, Tlon_JGU_v1, whole genome shotgun sequence, one DNA window encodes the following:
- the LOC139808829 gene encoding cytochrome P450 4C1-like isoform X5 has product MQVFPSTVNITKGEEYDMLRPWLGNGLLTSTGKQWFHDRKLIGPTFHFRILDQFAVVLSEKAEILIKCLEREIERDSGKAVDVFPLIVNAALDVICETAMGVNIRAQETVTKYHSTVDKASASIMNRLLTPWYWPDWLYYFLPVGKKFKSTIDLLHDFTKGVINKKKAERQSQNGYTDNEDNELNIGVIVNWNYTSYIMHIWRAYNFPYLRKFATSGKRKRKAFLDLLLDQNAKDDTPLTDDELRAQVDTFMFEGHDTTAVAMTWALFLLGNNLEQQEKVHEELDEIFGDSDTPASVKELSQLKYLERVIKETLRLFPSVPIITRKLTEDVKLDNYTLSKGLSVTLAILFAHRNPKVWPDPMKFDPDRFLPENSKDRNPYAYVPFSAGPRNCIGQRFALLEEKIMLAAILRKWRVKSVKTLDTIEYGGTLILRPCEEVLIHFTSKK; this is encoded by the exons GTAAACAATGGTTCCACGATAGAAAACTCATTGGGCCAACGTTCCATTTTAGAATATTAGATCAATTTGCTGTAGTTTTGTCTGAAAAAGCAGAGATCCTAATAAAGTGTCtcgaaagagagatagaaagagattCAGGGAAAGCCGTTGATGTTTTCCCTCTTATTGTCAATGCTGCTCTCGATGTTATCTGTG AAACGGCAATGGGTGTAAATATACGTGCTCAAGAAACCGTAACGAAATATCATTCAACAGTAGACAA AGCCTCCGCGTCAATAATGAATCGACTGCTTACACCGTGGTATTGGCCTGATTGGTTGTATTATTTTCTGCCTGTaggaaagaaatttaaatcaacAATTGATTTATTGCATGACTTCACGAAAGGG gtaataaataagaaaaaggcTGAACGACAATCGCAAAACGGCTACACAGACAATGAGGacaatgaattaaatataggTGTGATTGTAAATTGGAATTATACATCATACATTATGCATAtttggaggg CGTATAATTTTCCTTATTTAAGGAAATTTGCTACATCAGGTAAGCGGAAGAGGAAAGCGTTCCTGGATCTGTTGTTAGATCAGAATGCGAAAGACGACACTCCCTTGACCGATGACGAGTTGAGAGCGCAAGTCGACACGTTCATGTTTGAG GGACATGACACAACAGCGGTTGCGATGACTTGGGCACTCTTTCTTTTGGGTAATAATCTCGAACAGCAGGAAAAAGTTCACGAAGAACTCGATGAGATTTTCGGAGATTCAGATACGCCAGCCAGTGTAAAGGAGCTGTCGCAATTGAAGTATCTCGAAAGAGTCATAAAGGAGACACTTCGATTATTTCCAAGTGTACCTATAATCACGAGGAAACTAACGGAAGATGTAAAATTAG ataattatacaCTTTCAAAAGGTCTCTCGGTCACATTGGCAATCCTGTTTGCACACCGAAACCCAAAGGTTTGGCCGGACCCAATGAAGTTTGATCCGGACCGCTTCCTTCCAGAAAACTCAAAGGATAGGAATCCGTATGCCTACGTTCCGTTCAGCGCTGGACCGAGAAACTGTATAGGTCAGAGATTCGCTCTACTCGAAGAGAAAATCATGTTGGCTGCTATTCTGAGAAAGTGGAGGGTGAAGAGTGTGAAAACGCTCGACACGATTGAGTACGGTGGTACTCTCATTTTGCGACCATGCGAGGAAGTACTCATACATTTCACGTCGAAGAAATAA